From the genome of Oncorhynchus tshawytscha isolate Ot180627B linkage group LG31, Otsh_v2.0, whole genome shotgun sequence, one region includes:
- the LOC112229678 gene encoding biogenesis of lysosome-related organelles complex 1 subunit 4 has product MEPRMENRVGFLSPLEESSAEVSRDSGFVSQSASSLSMLSEALSSGTVSQSPSFGAAVSQSASFNSAEPDPDHNQEDEILRHTAHSYSSYIRATAGDEILCLEKSLEEMLTRVDEFVGMLDMIRNDTSQIVNENLPQIHRKSEEMRQIYRKIDKLDAFVKIVGANVNVMEEQVTQAEREQGTLPGAFRKMFRTMNVPGFLNKPASPRRHQQHDQELPPVFKTDDYFTQHPGH; this is encoded by the exons ATGGAGCCTAGGATGGAAAATAGGGTAGGTTTTCTCTCCCCGCTGGAGGAGTCCAGTGCCGAGGTGAGTCGGGACAGTGGCTTCGTGTCGCAGAGTGCGAGCAGTTTATCCATGTTGAGCGAGGCCCTAAGCAGTGGCACCGTGTCGCAAAGCCCCAGCTTCGGCGCAGCAGTCTCGCAGAGTGCGAGCTTCAACTCCGCGGAGCCCGACCCAGACCACAACCAGGAGGATGAGATCCTGAGACACACTGCACACAGTTACTCCTCTTACATCAGAGCTACTGCTGGAGATGAG ATCCTGTGTTTGGAGAAAAGTCTGGAGGAAATGCTGACTAGGGTGGATGAATTTGTAGGAATGCTTGACATG ATCCGCAACGACACATCACAGATTGTCAACGAGAACTTACCTCAAATACATCGAAAATCAGAAGAGATGAGACAAATATACAGAAAGATTGACAAGTTGGAT GCATTTGTGAAGATTGTAGGTGCCAACGTGAATGTCATGGAGGAACAGGTCACTCAGGCAGAGAGGGAACAAGGAACCCTGCCGGGCGCCTTCAGAAAGATGTTCCGCACCATGAATGTCCCAGGCTTTCTAAAT AAACCAGCCAGCCCCAGAAGGCATCAGCAGCATGATCAGGAGCTTCCCCCAGTGTTCAAAACAGATGATTATTTCACCCAACACCCAGGACACTGA
- the LOC112229675 gene encoding nuclear transport factor 2, whose translation MASKPVWEQIGAGFVQHYYQQFDSDRTKLADLYTDASCLTWEGVGFQGHKAIMEKITSLPFQSIQHSITAQDHQPTPDSCVMSMVMGQLKADTDQVMGFQQTFLLKNVDNKWICTNDMFRLALHNFGA comes from the exons ATGGCAAGCAAACCGGTGTGGGAGCAGATAGGTGCAGGCTTTGTGCAACATTATTACCAACAGTTTGATTCTGATAGAACCAAACTTGCTGACCTCTAT ACTGATGCGTCATGTTTAACATGGGAAGGAGTTGGTTTCCAGGGGCACAAAGCCATTATGGAGAAGATCACT AGTTTACCGTTCCAGTCGATCCAGCACAGCATCACCGCACAGGACCACCAGCCCACACCAGACAGCTGTGTGATGAGCATGGTGATGGGACAGCTCAAG GCTGACACGGACCAGGTGATGGGATTTCAACAAACTTTCCTGCTGAAGAACGTGGACAACAAATGGATCTGCACCAACGACATGTTCAGATTGGCACTACATAACTTTGGAGCGTAG